One segment of Ficedula albicollis isolate OC2 chromosome 2, FicAlb1.5, whole genome shotgun sequence DNA contains the following:
- the LOC101812090 gene encoding scale keratin-like codes for MSCYDVCTPKTSVAVPQPIAESCNELCARQCPDSSALIQPPPVVVTFPGPILTSFPQQAVVGSSGAPAFGGSLGLGGLYGAGATQASAGLCTFGRACAAPAYSPCALPRYSKKLWDTCGPC; via the coding sequence ATGTCCTGCTACGACGTGTGCACGCCCAAAACCAGcgtggctgtgccccagcccatCGCTGAGAGCTGCAACGAGCTGTGTGCCCGCCAGTGCCCCGACTCCTCGGCCTTGATCCAGCCGCCCCCCGTGGTGGTCACCTTCCCCGGCCCCATCCtcacctccttcccccagcaagCCGTGGTGGGCTCCTCCGGAGCACCGGCCTTTGGcggctccctggggctgggcgGCCTCTACGGCGCCGGCGCCACCCAGGCCTCGGCTGGCCTCTGCACCTTTGGCAGAGCCTGCGCTGCTCCCGCCTACAGCCCTTGCGCCCTGCCCCGCTACAGCAAGAAGCTCTGGGACACCTGCGGGCCCTGCTAG